From Pararhizobium sp. A13:
CGCCGTTATTTAGAGCAAGGCGGGCGCGAAGGGAACCTGTTCTGCATGACGAGACGTCAGCGAGACCCCGGAATCAAAAACGGCACCCCGTGGTGCCGTTTTTAGTCCCTCGACATGTCCCGTCCGATTAACGGAAGGAACGCGAAGCGATGTTGCGAATGTCGAAGCGGGTGATGCCGATGTCCGTCAGGGCGTGGTTGGACAGGTTGCCGAGTTCGGCAACGGTACGGCGGTAGTTGATCCAGCTTTTTGCGATACGAATCGGGTTCATGATCTTTTCCTTGAGAAACAAATGAGCAGTGCAGTGATTTGCCTGCTTCGTTGGGATCTATGTACGCCTTTCACGGGAAAAGATGGAGTGCAAAGAAAATGCATCTGCTATGCATTTGTGCACTGCGTTGCTGTTTCACTAAGCATTCTGGGTGTGTGCTGAAAAAGAAGCCATAGGTTAATGGCGCCCCGTATCGCGACGGATTTCAATTTAACGATTTGTTTTTTTATGATTTTTTTGATTCGGCTGCGTCAGCAGCGTCGCTGCGTCGCGAATTGTTCGGTCCTCGAAACTCGATCACATCCGATGCCAGGAAAATGGGCATGCAATAAATGCTGCACTGCAGCAGCGGCATGCAGGGGTCGCGTGCCGAGCGTCTACGGATACCCGCTGAGGCCTATGATGGCTAGGCGAAATTCAGGCGAAAAAAAACGCCCGCCGGACTGAACCGGAGGGCGTTTGGCAGTTGCGCATCAGGCCGGAAAAGCCGGCCGGCTGCGGAGAATTACCTGACTGCCTGGCGGGCAACGTACTGGATGTCGCCGCGGCCGATGCCGAGGTCGTTCAGTTCGCGGTCGCTCATGCGGCCGAGTTCGTTGCAGGTCTGACGGTACTTGCGCCAATTATTGAACGAGCGAGCAATGTTCATGATGCTGGTCCTTTCCAAGGTTCCTGCCAGCACCATCTGCTGGCCTTCATCTGATGGTTGGAATATACGCTGCCGGCCCCTGAAATTACAGAGACAATGCTGCATCGCACCCATGCGCGAATTGCAATCCTCTTTGAGGGATTGGCCACGGTTTGACCAAATTCTGTGCGAGCGCGTGAGCGCTAAAAGAGGATGTGCTGATGCTCGGGAGGAGGAGAACGTAAAAACAACGCCCGCCGGGGGAGGAGGTCCAGCGGGCGTTGCTTGTTCTGATCGGCAACTGGGAGGAGGAGAGTTACCGATCCCATCGGGGCGCGCTGGGAGGAGGAGTGCGCTGCTCCGAAGTTGTCCTTAACATAAATCGGACTGTCGGAAATGGGTAGGGCCAATGGCGAATAGCA
This genomic window contains:
- a CDS encoding DUF1127 domain-containing protein gives rise to the protein MNPIRIAKSWINYRRTVAELGNLSNHALTDIGITRFDIRNIASRSFR
- a CDS encoding DUF1127 domain-containing protein, producing MNIARSFNNWRKYRQTCNELGRMSDRELNDLGIGRGDIQYVARQAVR